CGGCCTGACGCACGGTCTTGGCCCGCTTGCGCAACTCAGCGCCCAGCCGCGTAACCAGTATGCTGACCAACAAGGTCAGCAGCGTAAGCACTACGATGCAGACCAGGTCGGCCATGATGAATCCGCGCAACACTACCTGGACCGAATAGATCAGCAGTGCGGCCAGCCAGGCTGAAACGCTCGGCCGTCGCTTGAGCGGCGGCATCAGGCCGCTGCGTCCGATCAGGGTAAAGCCGATGGACAGCAGCGCGAAGAACAGCGCCAACAGACCGATCAACCTGGCCCAGGACGCCAGTTTCCGGTTGACGAAGTTGAACTCGACCAGGCCCTGCTCGCCCTCGTCCATAATGCTGCGCGTAAATCCGAAGCGCTGGCCCTGCCAGGGAATCTGCACCTGCACCGGCAAAGCGCCCGTGCTCAGGCCGCCGCGCGACTCGATCAGGAAGTAATCGTCGTACACGTTGGACTGGCTAATCGACTTCATATCGAAGCCTCGACCGCTCTGGTCGGCGTTGATTCGCGACTTGTCCAGATCAACGTCCCAGGTCATGCCGCGCCGCGACTCCGAACCCAGGTTGCCCTCGAAACGCATGTAGCGCCTGCCCGGCGGCAGGTAGAGCTCGACGCTGATCTGGTTGACGTACAGGTCGGGCGCGGGCAGCAGCAGTTCGCGCGTGCCCAGCACTCCGAGCTTTGTAAGCTCCTGACGCCAGATCAGTTCGACGCTGAAGGTCTGGCCCTGATCCGTGGCGCCGTCCGAGCGGGGAATCGGGATCAGAATATCGCCCTTTGCGTCGACCGCGGGTTTGACCGGCCCGCCGTCGAGGTAGGTCGCCCACAGCTCGGCGTCTTGGGGCATGCTCAGTTTGAGGTACTGGCGGCGCTTGTTGCGGATCGTCAGCTTGAGCAGGCCCACCAGGTGCCCCTCTTCCACGAGCATGATCCGCGCTTCGGCGTTCTCCACCAGCGCGGTAAGCACCGCCTGGTCGCGGTGGCGCACGGTGGAGACCTCGGCCTTGCCGCCGCCGCGCAGATATTTGAAGCCCTCGAGCACCGGCGCGCCGTAGAGCATGCGCAGCCCGTCGGGCAGTTCGCTGGGGTCGATCGGCTGCATGCCCTCCACGTTGTCGACCATCACGCCGATGTTGGTGCGCGCGGTGACCGCCAGGTAACCGACCATCCGGCTGATCTCGAGCGCCTCGGGCGCGCCGAGCACGAGCTTATCGCCGGCGCCCGCGTCGCCCACTTGGCGTTCGCTGAGCACGGTCAGGCTGTAGCCGCCAACGACCTCGAATGTGGTGCGCACATCGACCAATGTTCCATCGTCGAGCTTTGAAACGTTCCAGTCGCGCACGCCCTCGCCGATCACGTCGATCACGCTCAGGCCCGCGGGCAGCTTGACCTTAAAGCTGCTCAGCGGACTGTGCAGAATTTCGTAGTTGACCTGCGTGCGGTAGCTCAACAGCCCCTCGCCCACTGCGGCCATGGTCTCCACCGTGGCCGAGACCCGCGCCTGGCGTTCGCCGTCGTCGGCCACCAGCCGCTGGAAGCGCACCGACACCGAGTTCGAGGGCGGCAACGCGGTCAGCGCCAGGCTGCGGCCATCGCGTCGCACCACGCGCGCAACTCCGCCGGGCTCTACGCGCACGGTGTAATCCGCTCCGGGCAGCTCGACCTCGAGCCGCGTGGCCGGGGTCGGCAAAATCGCGAAGCTGAAACCGCTGGGCCCGCCGGCGGTGCTCAGCGGCACGGAGAACCGCGCCAGAGCGCGGTGCGGTCCGGGGGAATCGATGATCAGGCTCAGCCGTCCGTCGCGCACGCTGAAGTTCCCCGGACGGCCGTCGAGCAATACGCTGTCCACTGCCAGCCCCGTGGGCAGCAGCGGCACCTCGGCCCAGCCCACTGGCTTGAGCACAACCAGCTCGAGCTCGGCCTCGATCAGCACGCTGTCGCCCGAGGCCGCGGCGCGGTAGATCGCGGAGGAAACCAGCGCGTCCAGCGGCGGATCGGGCAAGGGCGTCTGCTGTTTGAGCTGCAGCAGCCGGTCGAGGATCTGCTGGAAATCGGACCAGGGGATCATCAACGCGCTGTCGGGCAGCTTGGGCATGTCCGCGGATTGGGCGGCCCCGATCGGCGCGCCGAGCATGAGCATCATCAGTACCAGCGAGAGAACCGCGATCAGCCGATGCCGCATCTTCGCCCCCAATTGCATGGTTGAGTCTTTTACATACTAGACCATACAACGCGCATAAAGTTCCGCCCCCGGATCAAGCCTAAACATCGTTGTGGGACCTAAGCGCCGCACGGTTGTTATAATGCGTTGTTGAACGTTGATTATAACGGACCATTGGGACGCTGGTTCGATTTTGCATTCGATTTGTCGATCCGATAGCGTATGCCGGAAACAAGGAGGTCAGCGGTGAAGATTAAAAAGGCCGTCATCCCCTGCGCTGGTCAGGGAACGCGATTCCTGCCCGCAACCAAGGTCGTAGCCAAGGAGCTGCTGCCGGTTTACGCCAAGCCGATCATCCACTACATCGTGGAGGAGGCGGCGCTCTCGGGCATCGAACGCGTGATCTTCGTCACCAGCTCGGGCAAGGATTCGATCCTCGACTATTTCGACCACAACCTGTCGCTGCAATCGTTCCTCGAGCGCAAGGGCGACACCGAACGCCTGGCCCAGATGCGGCAACTCTCGGAGATGGTCGAGATCGTCAGCGTGCGGCAGAAGCACCAGCTGGGCCTGGGACACGCTATCTTGCAGGCCGCGGACCTGGTGGGCGACGAGCCGTTCGCCGTGCTGCTGGGCGATGACATGATCGACAGCAAGGTGCCGTGCATCAAGCAGATGATGCGTGTCTGGAACAAGTACCACAAGGCGGTGGTGGCGACCTTCCCCGTGCCGCACGATCAGGTCGATCGCTACGGGATCGTGGCCGGGCCGCGGATCGACAAGCGCGTGATCCAGGTCAAGCAGATGGTCGAAAAGCCCAAGCCCGAAGATGCGCCGGGCAACATGGCGATCATCGGCCACTACATTTTACCGCCGCAGATCTTCCGGCTGCTCAAGAGCCAGCGCGCGGGCGTGGGCGGCGAGATCCAGCTCACCGACGCGCTGGTTCGGCTCAACCGCAGCCAGGGCGTGCTGGCCTACGAGTTCGACGGCGACCGCTACGACGCCGGGGACGTCTTCGGCTTCATCCAGGCCAACATCATGCACGCGATGAAGGACCCGGCGATGCGGCCCAAGCTCGAAGAGCTGTTCAGGCGGATCATCAGTGACCAACCGACCGCGTGAGTCTTCCAAGGGACGGCTGGTAGAAGTCGCGATCCTCTCAAAGGTAGAGCGCACATTCACCTACATCGTCGGCGACGAGCTCGCCGATACCGAGCTCGACTACCGCCGGGTGCTGGTGCCCCTGGGACGTCGGCTGGTGACCGGAATGGTGATCGGCCCCGGCGTGCCCGTGGCCGAGGTGACGATGAAGGAGGTGCGCGACGTGCTCGACCCCGAGCCGCTGATCACCCCCGAGCTGCTCGAGCTGGCGCGTTTCGCCGCGAGCTACTACGTCGCGCCGCTGGGCGAGGTGCTGCGCACGATGCTGCCGCCGGGAGTCAACGTCGAGAGTTACCGCGCCCTGGAGCTCACCGAGCTGGGGCGTGCGGCGATGCACAATGCGCCGGACAAGCTCGAACGCGCGCTGCTCGCCTTGGCCTCGCGCGGGCCGCGCTCGGCCCAGAGCCTGATCAAAGCGGTACACGGTGCACGTCACCGCCACCTGTTGCAGATGCAGCGCCAGGGCTGGATCGAGCCCATCGAGCGGCTCAAGCCCAGCGTCAGGCCGCGTAGCGCGCGGGTGGTGACCCTCAGCGCCGAGGGTGCGGAACTCGACGTGGAGCAACTGGTCCACCGCGCGCCGCGTCAAGCCGCGGTGCTCGCCGCGCTGGCCGGCGGCGGCGGACGGATCTTCGCCGCGGAGCTGGCGCGGATCATCGGCCCCTGCGCCGCGAGCCTGCGTACGCTGCGCGACAAGGGGCTGATCGAGTTTCACAACGAAGACGCGCCGCGCGGCCCCGAGGCCTGCGCCGACCTGGCGGCGGACGAGCCCGCACAGCTCAGCGACGAGCAGCAAATGGCGCTGGACCAGCTCGAGCCGGCGTTGGAGAAACGCGAGTTTCGGCCCTGTCTGCTGCGCGGAGTGACCGGCTCGGGCAAGACCGAGATCTACGTGCGGTTGACGCAGCGTGCGCTGGAGCTGGGTCTATCGGCCTGCGTGATCGTACCCGAAATCTCGCTGACCCCGCAGCTGGTCAGCCGCTTCGCCTGCCGCATCGAGGGCCAAATCGCGGTGCTGCACTCGGGATTGACGCCATCGGAACGGCTGGCTTCCTGGCGCTCGATCCTCTCGGGCAAGGTGCGGCTGGTGATCGGCGCGCGTTCCGCGCTGTTCGCGCCGCTGCGCGACCTGGGGCTGGTGGTGGTCGACGAGGAACACGAGACCTCGTTCAAGCAGGAGGACGGCGTGGCCTACAACGCCCGCGACCTGGCGCTGGTCGCGGCGAGGCAGGCCGGGGCGCTGGCGGTGCTCGGATCAGCCACGCCGAGCCTGGAGAGCTTGTACAACGTGCAGCGCGGCAAACTCGAGCCGTTCGTGCTCAGCAAACGCATCGACGATCGGCCGTTGCCCGAGATTCGGGTGATCGACATGCAGGGGCGGCCGCCCGATCCTCAAGGCGCGGCTCCGGCGCTGAGTGACGAGCTGATCGCCGGATTGGAAAACACTCTGCGAGCCGGGCGCCAGTCGATCCTGTTCATCAACCGTCGCGGGTCGGCCGGGTTCGTGCTTTGCGCCCAGTGCGGCCACGTGCCGAGCTGCCGCAACTGCTCGATCAGCCTGGTGCTGCATCGCAGCACCTCGCGACTGCACTGCCACTATTGCGACCAGGTTCAGGACGCGCCGACCAAGTGCCCGCAATGCGGCGGCACGCAGTTCGTATTCGGCCCGCCGGGCACCCAGTCGGTGCAGCAGCAGGTCGAGGAGCTGTTCCCAAAAGCCCGCGTGTTGCGCCTGGACCGCGACACGACCCGCGGCCGCGCCGGGTACGAACGCGCGCTGGGCTCATTTGCCCGCGGCGAGCACGACGTGATGATCGGCACACAGATGGTGGCCAAGGGGCATGATTTCCCCAACGTCACGCTGGTCGGCGTGCTGCTGGCCGACCAGTCGCTGGCCCTGCCCGACTTTCGCGCGGCCGAGCGCACCTATTCGCAGTTGGTGCAGGTCTCGGGCCGCGCCGGACGCGGCGACGACGCGGGCCTGGTGCTGTGGCAGACCTACGCGCCGGAACACTACGCGATCAAGGCCGCGGCGGCCCACGACCTCATCGGCTTGCTCGATTGCGAGCTTCAGATGCGCCGCGAGGCGGACTATCCGCCGTTTGGCAGGCTGGCGTTGGTCAGGCTCTCGGCCACCAGCCCGATCAAGGCCGCGGACTATGCCAACGCCCTGGCCGAGATCGCGCGGGTGCTGGCCAGGCGCAGCGCGGGCTGGATCGACGTGCTGGGTCCGGCCCCGGCGCTGGTGAGCAAAGTCCGCGGGCGCTATCGCTGGCAGGTGCTGCTGCGCGGCCGGGGAACCAAGGCGCTTTCGCCGTTCGTCTCTCAGCTCTTGCGACGGGCGGCCAAATCGATCAAAATCAGTGGCGTACGTATTCAACCCGACGTTGACCCGATTTCTATGTTCTGATAATTGTTTGACTTAGCGGATAGGTATTAATGTCGGAAAAAAGACACACAATTCTGATCGTTGACGATGAGCAGGAGAACCTCGATCTGCTCGAGGCTACGTTGCGCCGCGACAACAAGATCTTGAAGGCGCGCAATGCCGAGGAAGCGCTGCTGCACCTGGACAGCGATGAGATCCACATGATCATCACCGACCAGCGCATGCCCGGCATGCAGGGCACCGAGCTGCTCGCGCGCACCACCGAGGCCTACCCGGACATGATCCGCATGTTGATAACCGGCTACGACGACGCACGCACGGCCATCGATGCGATCAACCAGGGCCGCGTGCATCGCTACGCGTCCAAGCCCTGGGACCCGCGCGAAATTAAAAAGGTGGTCGAGCTTGAGCTGGAGCGCTACGACCTGAAGATGCGCAACATCATGCTCACCGACGACCTGCTGCGCATCAACAAGGAGCTGGTCGAAAAGAACGATGAGATCGAGGCCCAGCGCGCCAAGCTCGAGAAGATGGCCGAGGAGTTCCGCCGCCAAAAAGACATCGCGGTCGAGATGAGCGAGAAGTTCGCCCAGGCCAACCTCGAGCTGCTGCGCGCCCAAGAGGAGATCCGCCAGAAAAACCTCAAGCTCGAGGCCGCCAACAAGAAGCTTCAACACCTCTCGATCACCGACGGACTGACCGGCTTTTACAATCATCGCCACATGCAGACGCTGCTCGAGGCCGAGATCGGCCGCGCCAAACGCTACGACCTGAAGATGTCGCTGCTGATGCTCGACCTGGACAAGTTCAAGGACATCAACGACAACTACGGCCACCTGTTCGGCGACGCGGTGCTCAAGCGCGTGGCCGACATCATCCGCAGCAACATCCGCGAGACCGACCTGCCCAGCCGTTACGGCGGCGACGAGTTCCTGATGATCCTGCCGCACACCGGGCTCAAGCGCGCGCAACAGATGGCCCAACGGATCCACGCCGATATTCGCGGCTACAGCTTCGTCTCCTCCAAGGGTTCGGCCAACGTTACGGTCAGCGTCGGGATTTCGGGCTACCCTAATCCCGAGGTCTGGACCAAGGACGACCTGATCCGCATGGCCGACTCGGCGATGTACGAGGCCAAGAACAGCGGACGGGACCGGATCACATCCTTCGGCGACGAGGATCTTGACGAGAGCGATGAACAAACAGTCGAGCCGACCTGACACGCCCCAACGGCGGCTGTTGAAAATCGCGCTGATCGTCGGCTCGATCGCGCCGATCGCGCTGGCGGCCGTGTTCTCGGCGGTCTCCTGGATCCAGGGATCGTCCCAGTCCACCCGGCCGTTGTTCGTGACGGTGATCGTCGCCGCGGCGCTGTCGCTGACCTGCCTGCTGTTCTACATGCGGCTCAGCCGCGAGGCGATCTGGATCCGCTGGCGCGAGCACAACGTTCGCCGCGCCCTGGCGCTGAGCGTCACCCTCGGAATCACGCCGCTGGTGATCTTGGCGATCATCGTGCCGCTGCTGGTTCCGCCGGGATCGGATTCCGATACCTACTGGCGCCTGCTGATGCCGCTGACCCTGCTCTCGGGATTGATCTTCCTACTCTCCTACGTGCTGGTGCGCCGTCTGTGGACGCCGATCGAGCGCACGATCGGGATGCTCGACGGCGTGATCAACGGCGAGCAGTCGCCGCCGCAGGTAAACGCACTGGGGCCTTGGAACGATATCGAAGAGCGGATCAGGTCGCTGGCCGAGCTGTTGACCCAGAAGCGCTCGGACCTCGAGTCCAAGCTGCGCAACAAGCTGCAGGGCGAGCTGGTGGCCGAACAGCGGCGCACCGAGGCGTTCCTGCGTTCGATCGGCGACGGGATCACGATCGTCGACCGCGACATGCGGATCATCTACGTCAACGACGCGATCCGCGACGTGTTCGGCGACCACCGCGGGCACCGCTGTCACGAGGTCTATGAGCACCGCGCCGAGCCCTGCCCCGGCTGCCCGGTGCTGGCCTCGTTCGAGACCGGCGAGGTGCCGCGCTCGCTACGCCGGGTCTACGACAAACACGGACGCCTGCAGTACTACGAGAACACCGGCAGCCCGATCGTCGACGAGACCGGCGAGATCATCGCCGGCATTGAGCTGGCGCGCGACGTGACGCAGCGCATCAAACTCCAGCGTTCGGTCGAGGCGCACAGCCGCGAGCTGGCCGTGGCCAACGAGGAGCTGCGCCAGACCAACGAACAGCTGCAAAGCGCCTACGAGGAGCTCAAGCGCACCCAGAGCCAGCTCTACCAGACCGAGAAGATGGCCTCGCTGGGCATTCTTGTGGCCGGCATCGCCCACGAGATCAACAACCCGCTGAACTTCATCTACGGCTCGATGCAGTTGATGGACGAGAACGTCCAGGCCCTGGTGCGGATCATCAACGAGCTGGAAAAGATCCCGATGGCCGATCAGGACCACGAGCGTATCGAGCAGATCAAGGAAGAGGTCAACTTCGAGTATGTGTACGAGGATCTGACCAAGATCGTCAAGAATGTCACCCGCGGCGCCGAGCGGATGAAGACCATCGTCCAGGACCTGCGCACCTTCTCGCGGGTGGACAAGATGGAGATGGGCACCGTCGACATCCACGAGGGAGTCGAGAGCACGCTGAACCTGCTGTTCCACGAGTACAAGAACAAGGTCGAGATCGTCCGCGAGTTCGGCGAGCTGCCCACGGTGATCGGCAACGCGGGCAAGCTCAACCAGGTGTTCATGAACGTGCTGCACAATGCGATCCAGTCGATCGACAGTCCGGGCACGATCACGATCAAAACCCACGCCCAGGA
The nucleotide sequence above comes from Candidatus Alcyoniella australis. Encoded proteins:
- a CDS encoding ATP-binding protein, which produces MNKQSSRPDTPQRRLLKIALIVGSIAPIALAAVFSAVSWIQGSSQSTRPLFVTVIVAAALSLTCLLFYMRLSREAIWIRWREHNVRRALALSVTLGITPLVILAIIVPLLVPPGSDSDTYWRLLMPLTLLSGLIFLLSYVLVRRLWTPIERTIGMLDGVINGEQSPPQVNALGPWNDIEERIRSLAELLTQKRSDLESKLRNKLQGELVAEQRRTEAFLRSIGDGITIVDRDMRIIYVNDAIRDVFGDHRGHRCHEVYEHRAEPCPGCPVLASFETGEVPRSLRRVYDKHGRLQYYENTGSPIVDETGEIIAGIELARDVTQRIKLQRSVEAHSRELAVANEELRQTNEQLQSAYEELKRTQSQLYQTEKMASLGILVAGIAHEINNPLNFIYGSMQLMDENVQALVRIINELEKIPMADQDHERIEQIKEEVNFEYVYEDLTKIVKNVTRGAERMKTIVQDLRTFSRVDKMEMGTVDIHEGVESTLNLLFHEYKNKVEIVREFGELPTVIGNAGKLNQVFMNVLHNAIQSIDSPGTITIKTHAQDDHVIVEISDSGRGIDEEKLKQIFDPFFTTKKVGDGTGLGLSISDSIIRDHRGRISATSVVGTGTTMRIELPLDPQSKAA
- a CDS encoding diguanylate cyclase, translated to MSEKRHTILIVDDEQENLDLLEATLRRDNKILKARNAEEALLHLDSDEIHMIITDQRMPGMQGTELLARTTEAYPDMIRMLITGYDDARTAIDAINQGRVHRYASKPWDPREIKKVVELELERYDLKMRNIMLTDDLLRINKELVEKNDEIEAQRAKLEKMAEEFRRQKDIAVEMSEKFAQANLELLRAQEEIRQKNLKLEAANKKLQHLSITDGLTGFYNHRHMQTLLEAEIGRAKRYDLKMSLLMLDLDKFKDINDNYGHLFGDAVLKRVADIIRSNIRETDLPSRYGGDEFLMILPHTGLKRAQQMAQRIHADIRGYSFVSSKGSANVTVSVGISGYPNPEVWTKDDLIRMADSAMYEAKNSGRDRITSFGDEDLDESDEQTVEPT
- the galU gene encoding UTP--glucose-1-phosphate uridylyltransferase GalU, whose translation is MKIKKAVIPCAGQGTRFLPATKVVAKELLPVYAKPIIHYIVEEAALSGIERVIFVTSSGKDSILDYFDHNLSLQSFLERKGDTERLAQMRQLSEMVEIVSVRQKHQLGLGHAILQAADLVGDEPFAVLLGDDMIDSKVPCIKQMMRVWNKYHKAVVATFPVPHDQVDRYGIVAGPRIDKRVIQVKQMVEKPKPEDAPGNMAIIGHYILPPQIFRLLKSQRAGVGGEIQLTDALVRLNRSQGVLAYEFDGDRYDAGDVFGFIQANIMHAMKDPAMRPKLEELFRRIISDQPTA
- the priA gene encoding primosomal protein N', with the translated sequence MTNRPRESSKGRLVEVAILSKVERTFTYIVGDELADTELDYRRVLVPLGRRLVTGMVIGPGVPVAEVTMKEVRDVLDPEPLITPELLELARFAASYYVAPLGEVLRTMLPPGVNVESYRALELTELGRAAMHNAPDKLERALLALASRGPRSAQSLIKAVHGARHRHLLQMQRQGWIEPIERLKPSVRPRSARVVTLSAEGAELDVEQLVHRAPRQAAVLAALAGGGGRIFAAELARIIGPCAASLRTLRDKGLIEFHNEDAPRGPEACADLAADEPAQLSDEQQMALDQLEPALEKREFRPCLLRGVTGSGKTEIYVRLTQRALELGLSACVIVPEISLTPQLVSRFACRIEGQIAVLHSGLTPSERLASWRSILSGKVRLVIGARSALFAPLRDLGLVVVDEEHETSFKQEDGVAYNARDLALVAARQAGALAVLGSATPSLESLYNVQRGKLEPFVLSKRIDDRPLPEIRVIDMQGRPPDPQGAAPALSDELIAGLENTLRAGRQSILFINRRGSAGFVLCAQCGHVPSCRNCSISLVLHRSTSRLHCHYCDQVQDAPTKCPQCGGTQFVFGPPGTQSVQQQVEELFPKARVLRLDRDTTRGRAGYERALGSFARGEHDVMIGTQMVAKGHDFPNVTLVGVLLADQSLALPDFRAAERTYSQLVQVSGRAGRGDDAGLVLWQTYAPEHYAIKAAAAHDLIGLLDCELQMRREADYPPFGRLALVRLSATSPIKAADYANALAEIARVLARRSAGWIDVLGPAPALVSKVRGRYRWQVLLRGRGTKALSPFVSQLLRRAAKSIKISGVRIQPDVDPISMF